A region of Sulfurimonas sp. DNA encodes the following proteins:
- a CDS encoding ATP-binding protein — MQNLLQELYKTDIHLEKFHFRKAFIENKSYQINGISQCGKSNLVKNYLLGLKKNSYLYIDCNDIRIDIDDLNAELARFCNLNKIDILVLNNYKTEIKIVNVTQLIICCETHLKLDFLQTITLYPLDYEEFLAYEHKYDSTALNHFFQLGGFPSMHKLHNDERNLHIQKILKLSLDAMEFDILVFCAKMMAQKLSPFSIYERLKQSRKISKDKLYKSFDTLHKKNYIHLLEKANHPKATKKVYLCDISLKSALSLDKHFGRLFENMIYLELLKSGVKSFYEDGIDFYLPSSDEVILGMPFTDERALFKKMEAIEAFIFSYGIKKVTAVTMNTEGSVSHPFSKVEMLPFDIWVLGD; from the coding sequence ATGCAAAATCTACTTCAAGAATTATATAAAACTGATATTCATTTAGAAAAATTTCATTTTAGAAAAGCATTTATTGAAAATAAAAGTTATCAAATTAATGGAATTTCTCAATGTGGAAAGAGTAATTTAGTTAAAAATTATCTCTTAGGACTTAAAAAAAACTCCTACTTATATATAGATTGTAATGATATAAGAATAGATATAGATGATTTAAATGCAGAACTTGCTAGATTTTGCAATCTAAATAAAATAGATATTTTAGTCTTAAATAACTACAAAACAGAAATAAAAATTGTTAATGTTACTCAGTTGATTATTTGTTGTGAAACTCATCTAAAACTAGATTTTCTTCAAACTATAACACTTTATCCTCTTGACTATGAAGAATTTTTGGCATATGAGCATAAATACGACTCAACAGCACTAAATCATTTCTTTCAACTTGGAGGCTTTCCGTCAATGCATAAACTCCACAATGATGAGAGAAACCTTCATATACAAAAGATACTCAAGCTTTCTTTAGATGCGATGGAGTTTGATATACTTGTATTTTGTGCAAAAATGATGGCTCAAAAACTATCTCCATTTTCTATATATGAACGCTTAAAACAAAGTAGAAAGATATCAAAAGACAAACTATATAAATCTTTTGATACTCTGCATAAAAAAAACTATATACATCTTTTAGAAAAAGCGAACCATCCAAAAGCTACAAAAAAAGTATACCTTTGTGACATCTCTTTAAAATCTGCTCTTAGTCTTGATAAACACTTTGGAAGACTCTTTGAAAATATGATTTATTTAGAATTACTAAAGTCAGGAGTTAAATCCTTTTATGAAGATGGCATAGATTTTTATCTTCCTTCAAGTGATGAAGTGATTTTAGGAATGCCTTTTACAGATGAGAGAGCTTTGTTTAAAAAGATGGAAGCCATCGAAGCTTTTATATTTTCTTATGGCATAAAAAAAGTAACCGCAGTAACAATGAATACAGAAGGAAGTGTAAGTCACCCTTTTTCAAAGGTTGAGATGCTACCATTTGATATCTGGGTATTAGGAGATTAA
- the rplC gene encoding 50S ribosomal protein L3 codes for MEYIVEKIGMSRTITVPSQAVTLLRVLESKVCEVNEGIAIVSYNSGKKMNKTIEGQQKKYNLSSEFNRFATLEVANTEAGDLDLTPLADAKVLRSTFTTKGRGFAGVMKRWNFGGGPASHGHRMGRRTGSIGNAEWPGRVMKGKKMPGHYGNVQNSVKNEIVSFDAENNIIAVSGSVSGANGSLGRVKVAK; via the coding sequence ATGGAATATATTGTTGAAAAAATCGGTATGAGCCGTACAATCACAGTACCAAGTCAAGCTGTTACTCTATTAAGAGTCTTAGAGTCTAAAGTATGTGAAGTTAATGAAGGTATCGCTATTGTTTCTTACAACAGTGGTAAAAAAATGAATAAAACAATTGAAGGTCAGCAAAAGAAATATAACCTTTCATCTGAGTTTAACCGTTTTGCTACTCTAGAAGTTGCAAACACTGAAGCTGGAGATTTAGATTTAACTCCTTTAGCAGATGCTAAAGTTTTAAGATCTACTTTTACAACTAAAGGTCGCGGTTTTGCTGGAGTAATGAAACGCTGGAATTTCGGTGGTGGTCCTGCATCTCACGGTCATAGAATGGGTCGTAGAACAGGTTCTATTGGTAATGCAGAGTGGCCAGGTCGTGTAATGAAAGGTAAGAAAATGCCAGGACATTACGGAAATGTACAAAATAGTGTAAAAAATGAAATCGTATCTTTTGATGCTGAAAACAATATCATTGCGGTATCTGGTTCAGTTTCTGGAGCTAATGGTTCATTAGGTCGTGTAAAGGTA
- the rpsJ gene encoding 30S ribosomal protein S10: MEKIRLKLKAYDHRVLDRSVASIVEAVKRTGAQIRGPIPLPTKIRKYTVLKSPHVNKKAREQFEIRIHARVIDIVSATPETVDSLMKLDLAPEVDVEVRSMDK; the protein is encoded by the coding sequence ATGGAAAAAATTCGTTTAAAATTGAAAGCATACGATCATCGTGTATTAGATAGATCAGTAGCATCAATAGTTGAGGCTGTAAAGCGTACAGGTGCCCAAATTCGTGGTCCAATCCCTTTACCAACAAAGATTCGTAAATATACTGTTCTTAAATCTCCGCATGTTAACAAAAAAGCGCGTGAGCAATTTGAAATTCGTATTCACGCTAGAGTTATAGATATTGTTTCTGCTACACCAGAAACTGTTGATTCTCTAATGAAGCTTGATCTTGCACCTGAAGTGGACGTTGAAGTTCGCTCTATGGATAAGTAG
- a CDS encoding ribonuclease HII, which produces MLCGIDEAGRGPIAGDLVMAGCILNSPVDGLNDSKKLTEKKRESLFELIIKASSYHIVKFSAQAIDADGISKCLASGLREIMQNLKCDEYLFDGNTTFGVDGLTTMVKADGKVAEVSAASILAKVTHDRDILKEALKYPQYHFEKHKGYGTKLHVEMIKKYGYCEIHRRSYKLKALQGTLF; this is translated from the coding sequence ATGCTATGTGGCATCGATGAGGCAGGTCGTGGACCTATTGCTGGTGATTTAGTTATGGCGGGTTGTATCTTAAACTCTCCCGTAGATGGATTGAATGATTCTAAAAAATTGACTGAAAAAAAAAGAGAATCTCTTTTTGAGTTAATCATCAAAGCATCTAGCTACCATATAGTAAAGTTTTCTGCACAAGCAATAGATGCTGATGGCATCTCAAAGTGTTTAGCATCTGGACTTAGAGAAATTATGCAAAATTTAAAGTGTGATGAGTATCTATTTGATGGCAATACAACTTTTGGAGTTGATGGCTTAACTACGATGGTAAAAGCAGATGGAAAAGTTGCAGAGGTTAGTGCAGCATCTATACTTGCAAAAGTTACACATGATAGAGATATTTTAAAAGAAGCTTTAAAATATCCCCAGTATCATTTTGAAAAACATAAAGGTTATGGAACTAAACTTCATGTTGAGATGATAAAAAAATATGGATATTGTGAAATACACAGAAGAAGCTACAAGCTAAAAGCATTGCAAGGGACTCTGTTTTAA